From the Bubalus kerabau isolate K-KA32 ecotype Philippines breed swamp buffalo chromosome 2, PCC_UOA_SB_1v2, whole genome shotgun sequence genome, one window contains:
- the LOC129643225 gene encoding putative protein FAM90A13P encodes MAGHYRWLRACPLFQDQKVRKQNPGPGRQMAPPPQEKDSTVKCKDCGAFGHTARSLRCPMKRWQGALVPLPLGSRFGKENLAWKLQDTPTPGTPNTAEREEEESQRKEEQQRKLLQRFPRRPRGRQRQSWKEEPEPSLCLRHPNMPVLIHTSKRQSFQDPNHPRGSLMRRDDVKSSLPTVPLIGRDLAPASKGRIEAPGKRCAQTPSLTCVNPPKKPRLSPVQTPQQSTPTADLGAFLNLPPPPSTAGRGPRVAAWVSRETPAQGQRFDLQPPADRSPSRSMGTVSAAHPVPIIRVPAQPLRMLFLRDGEGCWSCQYTAPPSPGPALPVQSPSVDQEPDGHAVPGPRSILFDDLHVSSSSEESDWDEDTSGN; translated from the exons ATGGCTGGTCATTACAGGTGGCTGAGAGCCTGCCCACTCTTTCAAGACCAGAAAGTGAGGAAGCAAAACCCAGGACCTGGGAGGCAGATGGCTCCCCCACCACAGGAGAAAGACTCCACG GTGAAGTGTAAGGACTGTGGAGCCTTTGGGCACACAGCAAGGAGCCTCAGGTGCCCCATGAAGCGCTGGCAAGGGGCGCTGGTCCCCTTGCCCTTGGGGTCCAGATTCGGTAAGGAGAACCTGGCGTGGAAGCTGCAGGACACACCGACCCCAGGGACCCCTAACACGgctgagagagaggaggaggaaagtcagag GAAAGAGGAGCAGCAGAGGAAGCTCCTGCAGCGATTTCCCAGGAGGCCCCGCGGTCGGCAGCGGCAGAGCTGGAAGGAGGAGCCGGAGCCCAGCCTCTGCCTGAGG CACCCAAACATGCCCGTTCTTATCCACACATCCAAGAGGCAATCCTTCCAGGATCCAAATCACCCAAGAGGGTCACTGATGAGGAGGGATGATGTGAAATCCAGCCTCCCCACAGTGCCTCTCATCGGCAGGGATTTGGCCCCGGCCTCCAAGGGCCGCATCGAGGCTCCAGGCAAGAGATGTGCACAGACCCCCAGCCTGACATGTGTGAACCCCCCAAAGAAACCTAGACTCAGCCCTGTCCAGACCCCCCAGCAGAGCACTCCGACAGCAGATCTGGGGGCCTTCCTGAATCTCCCTCCTCCACCCAGCACAGCTGGACGTGGACCGAGAGTGGCCGCCTGGGTATCCAGGGAGACACCTGCCCAGGGGCAACGGTTTGACCTCCAGCCTCCAGCGGACAGATCTCCCTCCAGGAGCATGGGCACCGTCTCCGCAGCCCACCCTGTGCCCATCATTCGCGTCCCAGCCCAGCCTCTCAGGATGCTCTTCCTGAGAGACGGTGAAGGCTGCTGGAGCTGCCAGTACACAGCGCCCCCGTCTCCAGGGCCTGCCCTTCCTGTTCAGAGCCCGTCCGTAGACCAGGAGCCCGACGGACACGCTGTCCCCGGGCCCCGGAGCATCCTCTTTGATGACCTCCACGTGTCTTCTTCCTCTGAAGAGAGTGACTGGGACGAAGACACCAGTGGCAACTGA